The genomic region TGCTGTGGAAGCGCATGCCGGAGCGGGTGAGGGCGGTGCCCGGCGCTCTCGCCGCGGTCGCCCTGGCCACGCTCGCCTCCTTCGTGTTCAGCCTGCCCGTCGCCGCCGTCGAGGTACAGGGTCTTCTCGGCGCCGTCCAACTGCCCGGGTTCGAGGCCCTTGGCCAGCTGGCGAGCGTGAGCGTGCTCGGGACGGTTCTGGCATTCACGCTGATCGCCTCGGCCGAAAGCCTGTTCAGCGCGGCTGCCGTGGACCGGCTCCACGACGGGCCGCGCACGCAGTACGACAAGGAGCTGATGGCCCAGGGAACCGGTAACGCCGTGTGCGGGCTGCTCGGCGCGCTACCGATGACCGCGGTCATCGTGCGCAGCTCGGCCAATGTCCAGGCGGGCGCGAAGACCAAGGCGTCCCGGGTCCTGCACGGCGTGTGGCTGCTGCTCTTCGCGGCGCTGCTGCCGTCGGCCCTAGGGCTCATCCCGCTGCCTGCCCTGGCCGGGATCCTCGTCCACGCGGGCTGGAAGCTGATCCCTCTGCGCACCGTCGCGACGCTGTGGCGCACACACCGGGGCGAGGCGCTCATCCTGGTGGCCACGGCCGTGGCCATCGTCACGGTGAACATGTTCGAGGGCGTCCTGATCGGCCTGGCCCTTTCGGTGGCCAAGACCGCCTGGGACGCCTCGCACGTCACCCTGGACGTCATCGACAAGGGAGCGGGCCCCGTCCAGGTGTACCTGTCGGGGAACGCGACGTTCCTGAGGCTGCCGAAGATTCTCGACAGCCTGGAGGACCTCCCCCAGGACCGGCCGGTCGAACTGGACCTGTCCGGCCTGCACCACCTGGACCATGCCTGCCGTACGGCGCTGGAGAACTGGGCGGCGCGGCACAGTTCTCCCGGCACCGAACCCGTGCAACTGACCGGACCGGGCGCGGTGAAGGCCGTCTCCGGCTGACGCCGTGCACGCTCCGGCCGCGGGCCTTCGGGCCCGCGGCCGGGGCGGACGCGGCGGCCTCGGCAGCCCCGTGGGCCCACGGGGGCTCCAGGGGCGCTCGTACGCGGTGCAGGCACGCACCGGGGCACGGAAAGCCGACGGGGTGAGGGAGCCGACGTGACGGACCCACGACGGGCGGTCCGTCATTTCTCCGCGATGTGTCTCGCGATGTTCTTGGCGGCGGTGGCTGTGAGCGC from Streptomyces sp. QL37 harbors:
- a CDS encoding SulP family inorganic anion transporter, with product MDRRTAFPHLRQDFTASLVVFLVALPLCVGVAVASGVPAELGLITGIVGGLVTGVMRGSSLQVSGPAAGLTVLVFEAVRNFGLAALGVIVLASGLLQLAMGALKLGRWFRAISVSVVEGMLAGIGLVLIAGQLYAAAGLEAPASGLGKIAGLPGALAEAAVSAEALTSLAVGAGTVAVMVLWKRMPERVRAVPGALAAVALATLASFVFSLPVAAVEVQGLLGAVQLPGFEALGQLASVSVLGTVLAFTLIASAESLFSAAAVDRLHDGPRTQYDKELMAQGTGNAVCGLLGALPMTAVIVRSSANVQAGAKTKASRVLHGVWLLLFAALLPSALGLIPLPALAGILVHAGWKLIPLRTVATLWRTHRGEALILVATAVAIVTVNMFEGVLIGLALSVAKTAWDASHVTLDVIDKGAGPVQVYLSGNATFLRLPKILDSLEDLPQDRPVELDLSGLHHLDHACRTALENWAARHSSPGTEPVQLTGPGAVKAVSG